A single Mangifera indica cultivar Alphonso chromosome 20, CATAS_Mindica_2.1, whole genome shotgun sequence DNA region contains:
- the LOC123204308 gene encoding uncharacterized protein LOC123204308 → MGKNVESRCETSSESKANQTATSVERSSFSSPSSSSYEDLTNEPKTGANGTELALDINEEGFATSSRSRLEQPNDELATESPPAQVMARADDDNLSVDPNRIPSHVFARTKSNALEWSIASNESLFSIHMGNMSFTRDQLSWMGGDIQFSGPLFDLPSMQPPTATSHGNLSLGATEAAAVATMREVIRENDSNDKLKLSLPPEDSSLARDASTKSFAFPILTADEDKSTSVRGSIRGKKQQSLQLEMPKAAEPGTPAPPQRPEANNKAAGRVKRYSCFSCCSIC, encoded by the exons atggGGAAGAATGTAGAGTCAAGAT GTGAAACTAGCAGTGAATCGAAGGCGAATCAAACTGCTACTTCTGTTGAACGTAGCAGCTTCTCCTCCCCCTCATCCTCTTCATACGAAGACCTCACCAATGAGCCAAAAACAGGTGCTAATGGCACTGAATTAGCTTTAGATATTAATGAAGAGGGTTTTGCTACCAGCTCTCGTTCAAGGCTAGAGCAACCAAATGATGAATTGGCAACAGAATCTCCTCCGGCACAGGTGATGGCGCGAGCTGATGATGACAACCTCTCTGTTGATCCTAATAGGATCCCATCTCATGTGTTTGCGAGAACTAAATCTAATGCTCTAGAATGGAGTATTGCTTCTAATGAATCCTTGTTCAGCATTCATATGGGGAATATGAGTTTCACTAGAGATCAATTAAGCTGGATGGGAGGTGACATTCAATTTTCAGGGCCTTTATTTGACCTCCCAAGTATGCAGCCGCCAACAGCGACATCACATGGGAATTTAAGCCTAGGAGCAACTGAAGCTGCAGCAGTTGCAACAATGAGAGAGGTCATAAGGGAAAACGATAGCAATGACAAACTGAAATTATCTCTCCCCCCTGAGGACTCTTCCCTTGCTCGCGATGCTAGCACCAAATCCTTTGCATTTCCAAT ATTGACAGCGGACGAAGACAAAAGTACGTCAGTAAGGGGATCAATAAGGGGGAAGAAACAGCAATCATTGCAGCTCGAGATGCCCAAAGCAGCAGAACCAGGGACTCCAGCACCACCTCAGCGCCCTGAAGCAAACAACAAAGCTGCAGGTCGGGTGAAACGGTATTCTTGCTTCTCTTGTTGCTCAATCTGCTGA
- the LOC123204540 gene encoding glycerophosphodiester phosphodiesterase GDPD6-like: MEINMVNLEGTKVRTEGKAMGLSLTGSGFRPLFFLMLVIGCTARPLYPLPSKVNKGERQPLQTSRPYNIAHRGSNGEFPEETAAAYLRAIEEGADFIETDILSSKDGVLICMHDVYLDDTTNIANHTEFANRKTTYEVEEVNITGFFVVDFTLQELKTLRVNQRYKFRDQQYNGRFQIITFEEYISIALDASRVVGIYPEIKDPVFINQHVKWPNGKRFEDKFVETLKKYGYHGSYMSKEWLKQPAFIQSFAPTSLVYVSNLTDLPKIFLIDDITVQTQDTKQTYWEITSDSYLDYIKEYVVGIGPWKDTIVPVVNNYLQTPTDLVTKAHARDLQVHPYTYRNENLFLHFNFNQDPYQEYDYWLNKIGVDGLFTDFTGSLHLYQEWASPVEGEDEHKASKLLQKIKALLAS, from the exons ATGGAAATAAATATGGTCAACCTTGAAGGAACAAAGGTGAGAACCGAGGGAAAAGCCATGGGTTTAAGTTTAACTGGTAGTG GCTTTCGCCCTCTGTTCTTTCTAATGCTTGTTATTGGGTGCACTGCAAGGCCCCTATACCCACTTCCAAGTAAAGTTAATAAAGGTGAGAGACAGCCTTTACAAACCTCTAGACCGTATAACATTGCACACCGAGGTTCAAATGGAGAGTTCCCTGAAGAAACTGCTGCTGCATACTTG AGAGCTATTGAAGAAGGCGCAGACTTCATAGAAACAGACATTCTTTCTTCAAAAGATGGTGTTCTTATATGCATGCATGACGTTTATCTTGATGACACCACTAACATTGCAAATCACACGGAATTTGCAAATCGTAAAACAACCTATGAGGTTGAAGAGGTCAACATTACAGGGTTTTTTGTTG TTGATTTCACACTGCAAGAACTGAAGACTTTAAGGGTGAATCAGAGGTACAAATTCCGGGATCAACAATACAATG GAAGATTTCAAATTATTACGTTTGAAGAGTACATTTCAATTGCTCTAGATGCATCAAGAGTTGTTGGAATATACCCAGAGATAAAAGATCCAGTATTTATCAATCAGCAT GTGAAATGGCCCAATGGTAAGAGATTTGAGGACAAGTTTGTGGAGACACTTAAGAAGTACGGATACCATGGTTCATATATGTCGAAAGAATGGTTGAAGCAACCTGCATTTATCCAATCCTTTGCTCCAACCTCACTTGTGTATGTATCGAATCTGACAGACTTGCCCAAAATCTTCTTGATTGATGATATCACAGTTCAAACTCAAGACACTAAACAG ACATACTGGGAAATCACTTCCGATTCTTATCTTGATTATATTAAAGAATATGTCGTTGGCATCGGACCATGGAAGGATACCATAGTTCCAGTGGTAAACAATTATTTGCAGACTCCAACCGATCTTGTCACCAAAGCACATGCCCGTGACTTACAG GTGCACCCATACACTTACCGGAATGAAAACTTGTTCTTACACTTCAACTTTAACCAAGATCCATATCAAGAGTATGACTACTGGTTGAACAAGATTGGGGTCGATGGACTTTTCACAGACTTCACAGGCAGTCTTCATCTTTACCAGGAATGGGCATCTCCAGTTGAAGGGGAAGATGAGCACAAAGCATCCAAATTGCTACAAAAAATCAAGGCGTTGCTTGCATCATAG
- the LOC123204268 gene encoding uncharacterized protein LOC123204268 has product MEGGNGVMMKEDKEQLTNLLERFSPDVESVKQICQQSNSQSLHEPELNLQLSLGINFEGETHLTRASSVAELMTQRKGSGEGEGEVFSFERSCSLPAERKQEHGHGLITLRELQARRRMRAMRRMQAKNRLLERQRISKENKEKEKSKASLKEPMPPLPAAEMAAWAPSSLAKTPLPYQATVNIKAKGDLAESKKGMYFPPPSPAPASAHGRKGSAAPNQPKLHKYPTGPEGSAAPNQPSKFHPSLDQRNIEPIQPSKFHPPADPRKVVPNQPSRFHSSSDPRNIETNQTSRFDPPSDQSNIERNQSSKFHPPSDPRNVVTNQLSRFHSSSDPRNIETNQTSRFHQPSDPRCIEPMTSPGTTLNGMLVQPAEAKPENQCKWPGIISGNFEHNGIDVMKLMPSVTTTGDGPNGKRIEGFLYTYTKDQVCIVCICHGSFLSPAEFVKHAGGKDLQNPMKHITVHSALSAQGQQ; this is encoded by the exons ATGGAGGGAGGCAATGGAGTGATGATGAAGGAAGATAAAGAGCAGCTCACAAATCTTTTGGAGAGGTTTTCCCCTGATGTTGAAAGTGTTAAACAAATTTGTCAACAGTCTAATTCTCAGTCTCTTCATGAACCAGAGCTTAATCTTCAACTCTCTTTGGGGATTAACTTTGAGGGTGAGACCCATTTAACGAGGGCGTCTTCTGTGGCTGAATTAATGACTCAGAGAAAGGGCTCTGGGGAAGGTGAAGGAgaagttttttcatttgagaGGTCTTGTTCTCTGCCGGCTGAGAGGAAGCAAGAGCATGGCCATGGGCTTATAACTTTGAGGGAATTGCAGGCGAGGAGGAGAATGCGGGCTATGAGGAGAATGCAGGCGAAGAACAGGCTTCTGGAGAGGCAGAGGATAAGCAaggaaaataaagagaaagaaaagtccAAAGCTTCCCTGAAGGAGCCAATGCCTCCTTTGCCTGCAGCTGAAATGGCTGCATGGGCCCCATCTTCACTGGCCAAGACCCCCCTTCCTTATCAAGCCACTGTTAACATTAAAGCAAAAGGAGATTTAGCTGAGAGCAAGAAGG GGATGTATTTCCCGCCTCCATCTCCGGCACCTGCTTCTGCACATG GACGGAAAGGTTCAGCCGCACCTAACCAACCAAAACTGCACAAATATCCTACAGGACCAGAGGGTTCAGCTGCTCCTAACCAACCTAGCAAGTTCCACCCGTCATTGGATCAAAGGAACATAGAGCCTATCCAACCTAGCAAATTCCACCCACCAGCGGATCCAAGGAAAGTAGTACCTAACCAACCTAGTAGGTTCCACTCATCATCGGATCCAAGGAACATAGAAACTAACCAAACTAGCAGGTTCGACCCACCATCAGATCAAAGTAACATAGAGCGTAACCAATCTAGCAAGTTCCACCCACCATCAGATCCAAGGAATGTAGTAACTAACCAACTTAGTAGGTTCCACTCGTCATCAGATCCAAGGAACATAGAAACTAACCAAACTAGCAGGTTCCACCAGCCATCAGATCCAAGGTGCATAGAACCTATGACCTCTCCCGGGACAACCCTAAATGGAATGTTAGTCCAGCCAGCCGAAGCCAAGCCAGAGAATCAGTGCAAGTGGCCTGGAATTATTAGTGGAAACTTTGAACACAATGGGATAGATGTGATGAAACTGATGCCCAGTGTAACTACCACTGGGGATGGTCCAAATGGAAAGAGAATTGAAGGCTTTCTATACACATACACAAAAGATCAAGTATGTATAGTGTGTATATGCCATGGCAGCTTTCTCTCACCGGCAGAGTTTGTTAAGCACGCTGGTGGCAAGGATCTGCAGAACCCCATGAAGCACATCACCGTCCATTCTGCCCTTTCAGCTCAAGGTCAGCAGTAG
- the LOC123204177 gene encoding mitochondrial import receptor subunit TOM5 homolog, with amino-acid sequence MADSVISPDMLKAIWHSQMHDEEKWALNMKLLRAAGLFVGSILLMRSYGDLMAI; translated from the exons ATGGCGGACTCCGTGATTTCTCCTGATATGCTGAAAGCCATCTGGCATTCTCAGATGCACGACGAGGAGAAATGGGCCCTCAACATG AAACTGCTGCGTGCTGCTGGGCTGTTTGTGGGATCAATTCTTCTGATGCGCAGTTACGGTGATCTTATGGCAATATGA